The Winslowiella toletana region ATCGGCCCGACCGGAAAACCAAACTTTACCAGCGCATTATCGATATTCTCAATCGGCTCACCTTCCAGCACGCAGCGCATCGCTTCATTGATATACGGTGCCAGGATGCGGTTAACATAAAATCCGGCGCGATCGGCTACCACAATCGGCGTTTTGCCCTGCTTCTTCGCCAGCGCCACAGTAGTCGCGACAGTCTGCGCACTGGTTCCGGCATGAGGAATCACTTCCACCAGCGGCATTTTATCCACCGGACTAAAATAGTGCAGACCAATGATATTTTCTGGCCGCTGCGCCTGCGCGGCGATATCAGCGATGGGCAATGAAGAGGTATTGGAGGCGAAAATGGTGGCTGGTGCGCAGTGCTGCTCGACCTCCGCCACCATTTGCTGTTTCAGTGACAAATCTTCAAATACCGCTTCAATCATCACATCCCGCTGCTGAAAACCGCGATATTGGGTATCGCCAGAAATCAATGCCATCTGCCGCTGCCGCTCAGCAGGCTTGATATGCCGACGTTTAACTTTCTTGCTCAACGCATCCCAGCTGTATTTCATTGCATGGTTAATCCCTTCGGCGTTGATATCTTTGATCCGCACCGGTAAACCTGCACGGGTGGCGGTGACAGCGGCGATTCCCCCGCCCATCAAACCGCCGCCCAACACGCCAATGCGGTGAAGTGCGACGGGTTCAGCATTCGCGCCATGCTCTTTTTTCATCGCAGTAGTAGCAAAAAACAGGCTGCGCAGCGCCTGTGACTGCGGCGTCATCACCAGCTCGCCAAAGGCTTTTGCTTCTGCCGCATAACCACTCTGGCTACCGTGCTCCAGCCCATCTCGTACCACCGTCAAAATCTTTTCCGTTGCCGGATAATTACCGTGCGTCTTCGCTCGCGTCTGGCGTGCCGCCAGCATAAATATCAGCGCACGGCCCAAGGGGCCGTTAGCCAGACGTTCGCGCACCGGCAGGCGGCCACGCGTCTGATGGCCCTGCAATACCCGCGCGACCGCCGACTCCAGCAGAATACTGTGCGGCACCGCGTCATCCACCAGACCCAGTTTCAGCGCCTGACGGGCGCGCAGAGTTTTCCCGGTCAGCATCAGGTTAAGCGCCGGTGAAACGCCGACCAACCGTGGCAAACGCTGGGTGCCGCCGGAACCTGGCAGTAAACCCAGCTGCACTTCCGGCAGGCCGAGCCGGGTTTTATCGTCCAGCGTACAGATACGCTGACTACAGGCCAGCGCCAGCTCCAGCCCACCGCCGAGGCAGGCTCCATGTATCGCCGCTACCACCGGAAATGGCAGCCCGGCGATATCATTCATCACTTTTTGCCCCTGCTTCGCCAGGGTTTCGGCCTGCTGCGCAGAGTCACAGCCAGCGATCATGCCGATATCCGCCCCGGCAATAAAAGAGTCAGGCTTACCGGAAATCATCACCAGCCCGGCCAAATGAGGATTTTCCTGTGCACGCTGAATCACTTCCCGAACCTGATCGGCAAACGCGGCCTTCAGGGTATTCATTTTCTCGTCCGGCACATCGATGGTAATCACCCCGACGTTATCCAGACGCATCTGTAAGTGAAATGCAGATGACTGTTCCATTATTCGGCCTCCAGAACCATTGCCGCACCCAGTCCGCCTGCCGCACAGGCCGTCACCAGCCCCAAGCCGCCGCCGCGCCGTTTCAGTTCATTCAGGGTTTGGGTAATCATGCGCGCACCGGTAGCGGCGAACGGATGCCCGTAGGCAATCGAACCGCCCAGTACATTAAAACGCTCTTCATTAACCTCACCCAGCGCGTGCGGACGATTCAGCACTTCGCGGGCAAAGCGTTCATCATTGAACATTTTCAGATTCGCCAGCGTCTGCGCGGCAAACGCTTCGTGCATATCGACAAGCGTCAGATCGCTCAGGGTGATACCGGCACGATCGAGCGCCAGCGGCGAAGCATATGACGGGCCGAGCAGCATATCCTGCCAGACATCAATAGCGGTAAAGGCATAGCTGCGCAGATACCCCAAGGGTACGATGCCCAGTTCGCGCGCGCGCGATTCGGTCATCAGGATCACCGCCGCGGCACCGTCGGTCAGCGGAGTACTGTTGGCGGCAGTTACGGTGCCGTGCTGACGGTCAAAAGCCGGACGAAGCTTCGCGTAATCCTCCAGCGTTGAGTTAAGGCGCACGTTGTTATCCTGCTCAAAGGCAGCGCGCCACGGCGGCACAAATGCCGTCATTACTTCACCGGCCAGCTTGCCCTGTTGCCAGGCCTGAGCGGCGCGCTGATGTGAGCGATGGGCCAGAGCATCCTGCTGTTCCCGGCTGATGCCATGGCTTTTAGCCATCTGCTCGGCGGTATCGCCCATGCGCAGTCCGGTGGAGTATTCCGCCACCGCCGGTGGCACCGGCAACAAATCACGCGGACGCAGCTGGCTAATCAGCTTCATTTTTTGTGAGAACGAACGTGCTTTACTGAGATCGACCAGCGTGCGGCCCAGCTTTTTGCTGACGCCAATTGGCAATACCGATGAGGAATCCGCGCCACCGGCAATCCCAGCCTGAATGGTGCCCGCCAGCAGACTTTCCGCCACATTGGCCACCGCCTGAAAACTGGTGGCACAGGCTCGGCTGACGCTGTAGGCATCGGTATGCACACTGAGACCGCTACCCAGCACGATTTCGCGCGCAATATTCGGCGCTTCTGGCATTTGCACTACCTGGCCGAAAACCAGTTGTTCTATCGCTTCAGGGGGAATATCACTGCGAGCCAGTAATTCACTGACCACCATCCGGCCCAGCTCAACCGCCGGAATACCGTGCAGCGCGCTGGCCTGGCGGGCAAAAGGAGTACGTAATCCGTGAGTTATCGCGATGCGTTCGCCCTGACGCGTCAGCAAAGGTAGCGCTTTGCTCATTATTATCACCTGTTAACCGAGATCGGAGGCATCATTGCCAAAAGAGGTCTGACCTGATCCAGTGTTAACCAGAATGTGACAATGCGCCAAGCACCCCGGCATAAAAATGCGAGTGCTGACACGAATTTAGCGACAAGTGGCAGACCAGCTGCCACTCGGAAGGAGGGTTTAGCGCAGGCCGAGCTGGAAGATCATGGTCTCCGCCTGGCAGCTAAAGATAAAATCAATATCAAGACGAACGCCGTCACGCTCTTCGCTAAAGCGGGCATTAATCTCACAAGGCTCTGACTCAACCGCACGCGCTTTTTCGCTCAGGGTAGCCAGCATCGCCTCAGCCGCTGCACGATCGCTAAATAGCTGGCTGTAGGACGCAGTGCAGTCGGTATTATCCATAATGGTGCCAACATCAACACAGCAGCAGGCGGCTGTTTCATTAGCGCTACATTTATTAATTGCGTTAGTCATTATTCTCTCCTCAATCATGCCACCCCAGCGGCAAGAAAATTAATTCACTATGCAATAGTTTACTCCTGCCTTATTACCGCAACCAGATTTAGTCGACCTGAAGCGCGTACAGTGACGAATATCACAGATAAATTTGATCCATGACAAATCTGAATGTTTACGAAGATTTCAATCGTCCCTTTTTTGTTAAGCAGATCTTATTTCACACATCATTTTGACAATATCTTGAAAACAAGATTGCAACATATATACCTGTCAGCCCTATACTTGGCGCACTGGTCTGATTTGTTAACAGACTGTCAGTCCCTACAATCCGCGATCCTTGTTACGCTTCGTAACAGAGTTTAATAAAAATCAGATAATGAGGTTGTGGTCATGAACCATAAGAACCTGTTTGCAAAGTCAGCTGTGGCAGCTGCAGTAGCATTAGTCTCTTCTCAGGTGTATGCAGCGGGCTTTCAGCTCAATGAATTCTCCTCGATTGGTTTAGGTCGCGCATATTCTGGCGAAGGTGCGATGGGAGATACTGCAGCCTCAGCCAGCCGTAACCCGGCAACCATGGCACTAATGAATCGTCCAGAATTCTCGATCGGTGCGGTATTTATCGACCCTGATGTCAATATTGATGGCACCAGCAGTTCAGGCGCCAGTCTGAAAGCCGATAATATTGCGCCAACGCAGTGGGTACCGAATATTCACTATGTGCAGCCGATTAACGATCAGTGGTGGGTTGGCGCATCCATTACCAGTAATTACGGCCTGGCAACCGAATTTAATAAAGGCTATGCCGCGGGCGGTTTCGCCGGTACCACTGACCTGATGACCGGTAACTTTAATATCAGCACCGCTTATCGACTGAATGAACACTTCAGTTTTGGTGTCGGATTTGACGCGGTTTATGCCAAAGCGAAAATTGAGCGCTACGCCGGTGAAGCAGGCTCACAGCTGGGTCTTGCGCCTGATACCCAGATTGCTCACCTGAAAGGCGATAAATGGGGCTACGGCTGGAACGCCGGTATTCTGTATGAAGTGGATGACAAAAACCGCTTTGGCTTTACCTATCGCTCAGAAGTTAAAATCGACTTCGACGGTGACTATAAAAGCGATCTGCCATCAGCAATCAACCCGATTGGCGGTCTGCTTGGCCTGCCTTACGGCACCGACGGCAATACCATACCGGGTTCTCTGACGCTGAACCTGCCGGAAATGTGGGAAGTGTCGGGTTACCATAAAGTCGCACCACAGTGGGCGGTTCACTACAGCCTGGCTTACACCAGCTGGAGCCAGTTCCAGGAGCTGAAAGCCACCGGTAACAATGGCCAGACGCTTTTCCAGAAAGATGAAGGCTTTAAAGATGCTTACCGCATCGCGCTGGGTACCAGCTACTTCTATGACGACAACTGGACTTTCCGTACCGGTATCGCCTTTGATGACAGCCCGGTGCCAGCCGATAAACGCTCAATCTCTATTCCTGACCAGGATCGTCTGTGGTTAAGCGCCGGTGCTTCCTACGCTATTAACCAGGATGCTTCGGTCGACGTCGGTGTTTCCTATATGCACGGCCAGCACGTAACGGTGAAAGAAGGCCCGTACACCTTCGAATCTGAAGGCAAAGCCTGGCTGTATGGCGCTAACCTGAACTACCGCTTCTGATTTGAGGCAATACAAAAAGGGAGCCGTTATATCGGCTCCCTTTCTCAAAGTATGCTGTTTGCAGGACGTCGAATAATTGACCTATTGCGAATCGATATCGTCCAGATCGTCCTGAATCGCCGCAGCGTTCGGATTTTCCATCGGTCTCAGCTTACCGCCACTTGCCAGGAAGTCATGACGCTGGAAGTAAGCGTTACGCACAAAGGCATAAGGATCGCTGGTATTGCGCAGCATCGCGTCGGAATCCAGCAGTTGAGCACGTGTCTCTACCCCTTCCAGCACCCATTTGCCTGCCGACATCCAGAAGGTCAGCCAGCTCAATGCCGGATACACGGTATCAACATAATCACCGCCATCTTCACGTAGCGTAAAGCCGCCATAGGCCGGTAATTCAACATACGGACCGTAGCCGACACCCCAGGCACCCAGCGTGCCACCAAAACGTTGTGGCTCTTCACGCGCCAGTTTCGGGTTAGCCATGCCTGCGACGTCAATAAAGCCGCCCATACCGAGAATGGTATTCAGGAAGAAACGGTTAAAGTGCACCATACCGCGATACGGGTCACCACGCAGGAAGGAGTTGACCATCGCCGCTGGCTCATCAAGGTTACCGAGGAAGTTTCCCAACCCGGTACGCGCCGGCGCTGGCACGTAATCTCGCCATGCTACGGCTACAGGGCGCACCACATACGGATCCAACACGTTATAGTTGAAGTTAAACATGGTACGGTTGAAACCTTCCAGCGGATCGGAACGCCCTTGCGGCTCGTTCGCGTCATTGGAACTGGCACAGCCAACCAGCAGCACACTTGCCAGTGCCAATCCCGTCAGGCGGTAATTCATGTTGTTCTCCCTGTACTGATAGATTATCTGGTGCTTTGAACCAGCTGATTAATCTCTACCGCCAGCTGCTGATGACCGTCGAATGGCGTCACAGCGCTTTCCCCCCGCCAGTCACCCGGCTGAGGATTCGCGCTGCCATCACGCGAGATGCGCACGCGTACTTGCACCTGATGCTGCGCCGAAAGCAGACGCTCGGGCATCATGGCATTGCTGTCATCAAGCGTCAGCGATAGTGGAAAATGACTCAGCGGCAGTTTTTTCACCGCCACCGGAACCGGTGAAACACCGTCAGAAACAGAAATATACAATACTCCGTCTTCATGTAACATTTTTTCTGCCTCTGCCGACAGACTGACGGTAACAGCCAGCTTACTGGATTGCTTGCCGGAATCAGTTTTCGCCTGCTCGATACTACGCTGAACCCTCTCCACGCGGCGATCGCCCGCCGGAAGCAGTGTCAGTATTTGCTGCCAGAAACTGATGGCGCGATCGTATTGTTGCTGCTGGAAAGCATTAAATGCCAACAAGCCCAGCACCTGCAGATCGTTTTTATCCGCCTGCAACATCTGTTGCAGCAGCAGTTCGGCTTCACGATTATCCTGCGGATCGCTGGAGCGGGTCAGTACTTCAGCGTAGCTGAGTTTAATCCCGGCGTCGTTCGGTGAGAGTTGCAGCGCATGCTGAAATGCCTGGCTGGCGGTTGTGGCATTATTCAGCACCATGCCAATTCTTCCCAGCATCAGCCAGTCATTAATATTTTGCGGATCGTTTTGCAGCTCGCTCCGAATGCCGAGGCCGAGACGCGCCAGTTCTTCCATCGTCAGCGGTTTGCCGTTCGGGTCCATTACCCGGGCACGCAGCGCAGGAAGATCGTTATTAATCTGCTGCCAGACCATTAACTGTGGCAGGCCGCCGACTTTAAAATAGAGCCCAAGGCTGACAATAAAAATCACCAGCACGCCCGGCAGCAATACCCAACGACTGACGCTGCGCGACTGCGCCTGCTGGCCAGCCGGAATATCAGTCAGCAGCGTTTGCTGTAACTCGCGCACCATTTCAGGTCGTTCTGCCACCACGCCCTGCGCTTCATCCTGTTCCAGCTCCTGTAAACGCTGATGATAAAACGCTTTATTCAGGGTATCGCGATCGTCGGCGCTGGCATTACGGCTGCGCCAGCCAGCAATCAGCAGTAATGCACTGGCCGCCAACAACAACCCGCCAAGGGTTAGCCAAAACACGCTCATGGTTGCTTCCTGTTATTCTTCAATAGCTCATCAAGACGCTGCTGATCGGCGGCATCGAATCGCTGCTGTTGCTGCGACGGCTGACGCTTTCTGCTTCGCAGGATAATCACTAAGGCCCCCATCACCACAAACAGCGCCGGGCCCGCCCAGAGAATCAGCGTGGACAGCGTCAGCGGCGGCTGATAAGTCACAAAATGACCGTAGCGCGCCACCATATAATCGGTGATCTGCTGTTTACTCTGCCCCTGCTTCGTCAGCTGATAAACTTTCAGGCGCATATCGGCGGCAATCATCGCGTTGGAATCAGCAATACTGTTGTTCTGACATTTTGGGCAGCGCAGCGATTCCGTCAACTCGCGGTACTGCTGTTCTTGCTGCGGCGAATCAAATTGCCAGGTATCGATGGCGGCAAACGCGCTGAAACTCAACAGCATTCCCACCAGCAGTGTCATCAGCGATCTCACGAAGCGGACTCCTGACTGTATTTATCCCACAGCGGTTTCACTTCCTGCTGCCAGACGCGCTCATTCATATCACCGGCGTGGCGATAACGGATAATGCCGTTGCCGTCGATCAGGAAGGTTTCTGGCGCGCCATAGACGCCCAAATCCAGTCCCAGCATGCCGTCGCCGTCATACAGACTCAACGCATAGGGATTACCCAGCGTATTCAGCCAGTTCACTGCTTTATTGCGATCGTCTTTATAGTTCAGCCCGACGACCCGAATACCCTGCCGGGCCAGCGAGTTAAGATACTGATGTTCAGCACGACAGGTCGGACACCAGGTGGCCCAGACATTCAGCAAAATCGGCTTGCCATCGTTCAGTACGGCCTGATCGTAAGTCTTACCGGGCTGATCCAGCGACTCCAGCTTAAATACTGGTACCGGTTTGCCAATTAATGCCGACTCCAGCAGCGTAGGATCTTCACCATCGGCATTGCGCGACAGCTGAGACAACAGCGCCGCTGCCAGTAGCAGAAACAGAATTAGCGGAATAAAAAGAATCTTCTTGTTCATGCGGGCTCCTGCTGAACTTTATTACGCGAGCGATAGCGCGGATCGAGCAGACAAAGAATGCCGCCTAATGCCATAAACAGGCCACCGAACCAAATCCAGCGCACAAACGGCTTAAAGTAAATGCGCACTGCCCATGAGTTGTCGCCCAGCTCTTCACCGAGCGCCGCATAGAGATCGCGGGTTAATCCACCGTCAATGGCCGCTTCGGTCATCATTGAACGGGTCACACTGTAAAACCGTTTTTCCGCATGCAGCGTCGCTTCATGTTTACCATTGCGGGTGACGTCAATCAGCGCCACGCCGCCGCTGTAATTCGGGCCATTCAGCTGGCGCACATCGCGGAAAACAAAGTGATAGTTATCAATATCAACGCTGTCGCCAGCTTTCATCCGCACGTCGCGCTCGACGCTATAATTCTGACTAAAGGCGATGCCAATTACCGTTACCGCAACGCCAAGGTGGCCCAGAACCAT contains the following coding sequences:
- the fadJ gene encoding fatty acid oxidation complex subunit alpha FadJ, which codes for MEQSSAFHLQMRLDNVGVITIDVPDEKMNTLKAAFADQVREVIQRAQENPHLAGLVMISGKPDSFIAGADIGMIAGCDSAQQAETLAKQGQKVMNDIAGLPFPVVAAIHGACLGGGLELALACSQRICTLDDKTRLGLPEVQLGLLPGSGGTQRLPRLVGVSPALNLMLTGKTLRARQALKLGLVDDAVPHSILLESAVARVLQGHQTRGRLPVRERLANGPLGRALIFMLAARQTRAKTHGNYPATEKILTVVRDGLEHGSQSGYAAEAKAFGELVMTPQSQALRSLFFATTAMKKEHGANAEPVALHRIGVLGGGLMGGGIAAVTATRAGLPVRIKDINAEGINHAMKYSWDALSKKVKRRHIKPAERQRQMALISGDTQYRGFQQRDVMIEAVFEDLSLKQQMVAEVEQHCAPATIFASNTSSLPIADIAAQAQRPENIIGLHYFSPVDKMPLVEVIPHAGTSAQTVATTVALAKKQGKTPIVVADRAGFYVNRILAPYINEAMRCVLEGEPIENIDNALVKFGFPVGPIQLLDEVGIDVGTKIMPILQQAYGERFAAPAEFDAVLQDNRKGRKNGRGFYRYPTSGWQRKKQVDASIYSLIKVKPQAQLDASSVAERCVMMMLNEAARCLDEQVIHSARDGDIGAVFGIGFPPFLGGPFHYIDSTGATMVVSTLTRLSQKYGERFAPCEALQRMAQQNIKFYKAEKDSDNHIDSVA
- the fadI gene encoding acetyl-CoA C-acyltransferase FadI, producing MSKALPLLTRQGERIAITHGLRTPFARQASALHGIPAVELGRMVVSELLARSDIPPEAIEQLVFGQVVQMPEAPNIAREIVLGSGLSVHTDAYSVSRACATSFQAVANVAESLLAGTIQAGIAGGADSSSVLPIGVSKKLGRTLVDLSKARSFSQKMKLISQLRPRDLLPVPPAVAEYSTGLRMGDTAEQMAKSHGISREQQDALAHRSHQRAAQAWQQGKLAGEVMTAFVPPWRAAFEQDNNVRLNSTLEDYAKLRPAFDRQHGTVTAANSTPLTDGAAAVILMTESRARELGIVPLGYLRSYAFTAIDVWQDMLLGPSYASPLALDRAGITLSDLTLVDMHEAFAAQTLANLKMFNDERFAREVLNRPHALGEVNEERFNVLGGSIAYGHPFAATGARMITQTLNELKRRGGGLGLVTACAAGGLGAAMVLEAE
- a CDS encoding YfcZ/YiiS family protein, whose protein sequence is MTNAINKCSANETAACCCVDVGTIMDNTDCTASYSQLFSDRAAAEAMLATLSEKARAVESEPCEINARFSEERDGVRLDIDFIFSCQAETMIFQLGLR
- the fadL gene encoding long-chain fatty acid transporter FadL — its product is MNHKNLFAKSAVAAAVALVSSQVYAAGFQLNEFSSIGLGRAYSGEGAMGDTAASASRNPATMALMNRPEFSIGAVFIDPDVNIDGTSSSGASLKADNIAPTQWVPNIHYVQPINDQWWVGASITSNYGLATEFNKGYAAGGFAGTTDLMTGNFNISTAYRLNEHFSFGVGFDAVYAKAKIERYAGEAGSQLGLAPDTQIAHLKGDKWGYGWNAGILYEVDDKNRFGFTYRSEVKIDFDGDYKSDLPSAINPIGGLLGLPYGTDGNTIPGSLTLNLPEMWEVSGYHKVAPQWAVHYSLAYTSWSQFQELKATGNNGQTLFQKDEGFKDAYRIALGTSYFYDDNWTFRTGIAFDDSPVPADKRSISIPDQDRLWLSAGASYAINQDASVDVGVSYMHGQHVTVKEGPYTFESEGKAWLYGANLNYRF
- the mlaA gene encoding phospholipid-binding lipoprotein MlaA; its protein translation is MNYRLTGLALASVLLVGCASSNDANEPQGRSDPLEGFNRTMFNFNYNVLDPYVVRPVAVAWRDYVPAPARTGLGNFLGNLDEPAAMVNSFLRGDPYRGMVHFNRFFLNTILGMGGFIDVAGMANPKLAREEPQRFGGTLGAWGVGYGPYVELPAYGGFTLREDGGDYVDTVYPALSWLTFWMSAGKWVLEGVETRAQLLDSDAMLRNTSDPYAFVRNAYFQRHDFLASGGKLRPMENPNAAAIQDDLDDIDSQ
- the ccmI gene encoding c-type cytochrome biogenesis protein CcmI, with translation MSVFWLTLGGLLLAASALLLIAGWRSRNASADDRDTLNKAFYHQRLQELEQDEAQGVVAERPEMVRELQQTLLTDIPAGQQAQSRSVSRWVLLPGVLVIFIVSLGLYFKVGGLPQLMVWQQINNDLPALRARVMDPNGKPLTMEELARLGLGIRSELQNDPQNINDWLMLGRIGMVLNNATTASQAFQHALQLSPNDAGIKLSYAEVLTRSSDPQDNREAELLLQQMLQADKNDLQVLGLLAFNAFQQQQYDRAISFWQQILTLLPAGDRRVERVQRSIEQAKTDSGKQSSKLAVTVSLSAEAEKMLHEDGVLYISVSDGVSPVPVAVKKLPLSHFPLSLTLDDSNAMMPERLLSAQHQVQVRVRISRDGSANPQPGDWRGESAVTPFDGHQQLAVEINQLVQSTR
- a CDS encoding cytochrome c-type biogenesis protein encodes the protein MRSLMTLLVGMLLSFSAFAAIDTWQFDSPQQEQQYRELTESLRCPKCQNNSIADSNAMIAADMRLKVYQLTKQGQSKQQITDYMVARYGHFVTYQPPLTLSTLILWAGPALFVVMGALVIILRSRKRQPSQQQQRFDAADQQRLDELLKNNRKQP
- a CDS encoding DsbE family thiol:disulfide interchange protein, producing MNKKILFIPLILFLLLAAALLSQLSRNADGEDPTLLESALIGKPVPVFKLESLDQPGKTYDQAVLNDGKPILLNVWATWCPTCRAEHQYLNSLARQGIRVVGLNYKDDRNKAVNWLNTLGNPYALSLYDGDGMLGLDLGVYGAPETFLIDGNGIIRYRHAGDMNERVWQQEVKPLWDKYSQESAS